The Acipenser ruthenus chromosome 15, fAciRut3.2 maternal haplotype, whole genome shotgun sequence genomic sequence GAcaacaaagatgttttttttttttttttgtcagctagTTCAGCTCTACCAGACACTTCAGCTTATTTTCCCCCACAGAAgcaatgttaaagccaggtttCCCAGCAGTGCTTCAATGTTACAGATCTGCAGACAAGCATCAAATGATTATATTGTATGAAGGGCATATTGTCAACTATCAATTGACATTTTTCAATGCAGCCGTGGGCTGCACTCGTTCTTTCTAAGGTTTTTTACACTTCTATAAATGCCACTGAAAGTGAAAGGAAAATGAAAATGGAAGATACAGCAGAGATGGGCCAGAAAGACAAACAATTAATTTAGTTCTCTCATTTTTTGCAATTTAGCTTAAAGTTCAGCATTTTTTTCTCAATGTTATTAGTTGCATAGTTAAGGTAACCATAGGGCttcgtgttcagcgggacagtttgggacagttcaggcttttcaactcgcaacccaatgcattctggtaagcgtagtcctgcttctcttacaGGAAAGAATATttcctgagacaggtaaaacgtaccagaatgcactgggttgcAAGATGAAAAGCCTGacctatcccaaactgtcccactgaacacggagccatatggtcaccttacgcATAATTTTTAATTACATGActtccttttttttataaatcactcCCTACCTTAAACAGTTTTATATAAAGCCTTATTAGTAGCTATAATTAAACTAAGAATATGAATTGACTACCTCTTTTAGACCCTGGCTGGTTCTGTTTTAGAGCAAGATGATTAATGGTAATACATATTGGTTGAGATAACCATTTAGCAGCTAATTTAGCCAAATTTATTACAGCAGTTAGAGGTTCTTCATTTTCACAGATGTAGACAAGGACATGCCAACAAAGGCAGGGTTCTGTAAACCTACAGTGCCCTCTACTGGTTTAAAAGATTTAAGATGCATTCACAATAAAAAGGGGAGAGTTTctgataaataaaatgaatacattaaaaaaaaaaaaaaaaaaatcataaccaaAGCCAGTGGAATAAGAAATGGCAACATCCCAAATTGGGAAACTGTAAAATTAGGATCAAGACTAGGATTATGATATTGCTTGTAAGAAATTAGCAAAAGACAGTAGTTGAAGATTGTACTCACAATACATTAACCATTAACCTCATTCATTGCTGATTTAAGTGGTTATAATTGGACAGTAGCATTGGGTGCTTTTGAAGAGATAGCATGCTGTATTATATATCTGTAAGTACATTTACTGCCATCTGAtgtgttcatgtttgtttttaaacttttctaGTACTGAATAAGGGACAGTGTGTTACCAAGTACTATCGATGGATACAAAAGAATGGAGGGTATATCTGGATCCAGTCTTGCGCCACTATTGCCATTAACGCCAAGAATGCCAATGAAAAGAATATCATCTGGGTCAATTATGTACTCAGGTAAGTCATTCCTGTCTTTTATATGAGAATTTGGTTCAACTTTGAGTTcataataaaaactatttttatagCTGTTCCATTAATCTTCAGTGTGGTGAGACTTGACTATGACCACCATTTCAAataatgtagtcgttgccaatgatttttttactgtttactgttattattaatcccAATTCACCACTACAACCCCCCGGCggctcgggaaacggaggctgaaacacgcatcctccgaaacgtgttcctgccaagatgtcatttttcgcactgcggatccacagagaagccaccagacctatagtgccgtaggataacacagatctgaatggctcctcACATCCTCCACTCCACACGGAGCTCCTTTTTTTGTCAGccaaatcattttgtagtttctttgattacatgattttaaataaaagatctaaattataatcatgtagttttttttattttggaatgaTGTCTCAgtccaaaaattctaggtgatgcaaaactttttgccatagctgtagagctggctttgaaattattttattcatctatttacttacttatttatgtattcttcTTTCTCCATTCTGCAGTAACCCAGAGTACAAGGACACTCCAATAGATATTGCACAGCTTCCcagtctcccagagaaagcctcGGAATCCTCAGAGACCTCTGATTCCGATTCCGATTCCAAGGAGAATTCAGGTACACTGCATCTGTCTGCTTATGGCTTCCAGTcttgtaaataaaacaatatactgtTGCTATAGATAAAGGCAACCATTAATTCTATGTCTTTGAGCATCACAGGAAAACAAATGGCCAAATATTATATTAATAAGTACAGATACAGTGTAAGATATTCTAGTCCTATATATTACAGTAACGTGATACAATGTACAAATGGAGAAATGTTTCTGACATTTTATGGCAAATAATATAAATCGTGGTTAAAAATGCATAGAttaaaccatatcattatgtcaGCTTTAATTATGTTAGTTATATTTCTTTTGTGCGTCAAAGACACTTTGGTTCGTTGCTTTTGCTATCAGTTTAGTGTCCTTTGCTCacgcaaatatattttttttctcccctgCAGAGGACAATGAGAACTCCAAGTCTGATGGGAAGGGGAACCAGTCTGAGAACAGTGAAGACCCTGAGTCTGAGAGCAAGAAGCAGCCAGGGAGCCAGTCGGACAACGAAATGAACTGCAATGAGGACGGGAACAGCTCCAGCAACCAGGAGAGTCGGGACAGCGAGGACAGCTTCGAGCACTCCGACTTTGAGAGCAACAAGGCTGCCGAGGTGGACAGCTATGACACGCTGGGCTCCATGCAGATCAAGGTGGAGCGGTACGTGGAAGGAGACTCCGAGCTCCGGCTGCACAGTCGCGAATCAGTAACCTCAGACAGTGCCAAGGACTCGGATAGTGCGGGGGAGGCAGGCACGGCGTCTTCCAGTAAGCaccagaagaggaagaagaggaggaaaaaacagaagggaggcAGCGTGACCAGGCGCAGGCTCTCCAGTACTTCGAGCCCCAATGGGCTGGACCCAGCATTGGGGGACCAGCCCCGGCTGCTCTCCTCACCAAACAGTGCCTCAGTGCTCAAAATCAAAACTGAAATCTCAGAACCTATCAACTTTGACAATGATAGCAGTATTTGGAACTATCCTCCCAACAGGGAGATCTCAAGGAACGAATCCCCCTATAGTATGACCAAGCCCCCCAGCTCTGATCACTTCCCCTCTCCACAAGCCAGCAGCAGTGCTTTACATGTCGCCATTCCTGACTCTGTCCTCACCCCACCAGGGACTGAGACAGCTGGCAGCCGCAAAACTcagttcagcagcagcagcagcagcacctccTCCAGCGCCACCAGCCTGGCGCCTGTCTCCTCGGACCCTCTGTCCCCTCCTCTCTCGGCCTCCCCGCGAGAAAAGCAGCAGGGAACTCCAAGTACTTCCAGCTCGTTACTATACACTGGGGACCTAGAAGCCCTCCAGAAGTTACAGGCTGGCAACGTGGTTCTTCCACTGGTTCACAGGGTAACAGGGACCCTCGCCGCCACCAGCACTGCCGCACAAAGGGTCTATACCACTGGCACCATCCGTTACGCTCCAGCTGAAGTAACCTTAGCGATGCCGGGCAATTTGCTCCCAAACACTCATGCAGTTAACTTTGTGGACGTCAACAGCTCCAGTTTTGGGCTCGACCCCAAGACACCCATGGAGATGCTGTACCACCACGTCCACCGGCTGAACATGTCAGGGCCGTTTGGGGGAGCGGTGAGCGGAGCCAGTCTGACCCAAATGCCTACAGGGAATGTCTTTACTACGGCAGAGGGGCTATTCTCAACTCTTCCATTTCCTGTGTACAGCAATGGAATCCACACCACACAAACTCTGGAAAGAAAAgaagattaaaaatatataacaagaCCATATTACTGTGTTTAACGTTCAAAGACTGAGGCATAAGACTGTGTTTaattttgggagaaaaaaaattcTAGCACTTTGAATTTGAGCAAGTTTGCTCATGTTATTGAATTGAATGGTccccatgtctctctctctctctctgtatctatGTCTTTCACGGTCTTTCTCTCTGTCGAACTAAAACAAATTATTCTTTAATGTAAAGAGTTACTTTTTGCCTTCAGAGACTCAAGAGATGCCAGATGCCTGCTCTTTTGTCTTCTTCTAagatgtgtgtttttcttttcttttctttgcatcTTTATGACGATGCTTCAATTTATATGTCTGCCATAAGATACTAACACGTAATGGTAAAGATGTTTTCAATAAGTAAAACCTGTTGGTTTTTAATCTATATCTTGATGTGATCAAGGTTGAAGGAGACAAATAGAGAAAGTGTACACTGTTTGACTAAGTTAAACAGAAGGGGCTCTTATCCTTAATTCCTTTTCTGATTTGGGGGATAGTATTTTAGGAATTTTATGCAGTTTGATTCTCTTTTTATAATTCAGATGTTTCTGACTTGCACACACTAAAAGCAATTTG encodes the following:
- the LOC117422277 gene encoding neuronal PAS domain-containing protein 3 isoform X3 produces the protein MAPTKPSFQQDPSRRERDPYWERPANASSCSASRPKTLHLGGQQHTSSPWLQALRKEKSRDAARSRRGKENFEFYELAKLLPLPGAITSQLDKASIIRLTISYLKMRDFANQGDPPWNLRMEGPPPNTSVKAIGAQRRRSPNAMATEIFEQHLGSHILQSLDGFVFALNKEGKFLYISETVSIYLGLSQVELTGSSVFDYVHPGDHVEMAEQLGMKLPPGRGLLSQGTAEDGASSASSSSQSETPEPVESTSPSLLAADNTLERSFFMRMKSTLTKRGVHIKSSGYKVIHVTGRLRIRLSLTHGRTVPIQIMGMVVIAHALPPPTINEVRIDCQMFVTRVNMDLNIVYCENRISDYMDLTPVDIVGKRCYHFIHAEDVEGIRHSHLDLLNKGQCVTKYYRWIQKNGGYIWIQSCATIAINAKNANEKNIIWVNYVLSNPEYKDTPIDIAQLPSLPEKASESSETSDSDSDSKENSEDNENSKSDGKGNQSENSEDPESESKKQPGSQSDNEMNCNEDGNSSSNQESRDSEDSFEHSDFESNKAAEVDSYDTLGSMQIKVERYVEGDSELRLHSRESVTSDSAKDSDSAGEAGTASSSKHQKRKKRRKKQKGGSVTRRRLSSTSSPNGLDPALGDQPRLLSSPNSASVLKIKTEISEPINFDNDSSIWNYPPNREISRNESPYSMTKPPSSDHFPSPQASSSALHVAIPDSVLTPPGTETAGSRKTQFSSSSSSTSSSATSLAPVSSDPLSPPLSASPREKQQGTPSTSSSLLYTGDLEALQKLQAGNVVLPLVHRVTGTLAATSTAAQRVYTTGTIRYAPAEVTLAMPGNLLPNTHAVNFVDVNSSSFGLDPKTPMEMLYHHVHRLNMSGPFGGAVSGASLTQMPTGNVFTTAEGLFSTLPFPVYSNGIHTTQTLERKED
- the LOC117422277 gene encoding neuronal PAS domain-containing protein 3 isoform X1, with protein sequence MIRIFPDFSVQVTAAAGGGAGGVPAGPGVGRVPGTANGNPQNVQGITSYQQSDPYWERPANASSCSASRPKTLHLGGQQHTSSPWLQALRKEKSRDAARSRRGKENFEFYELAKLLPLPGAITSQLDKASIIRLTISYLKMRDFANQGDPPWNLRMEGPPPNTSVKAIGAQRRRSPNAMATEIFEQHLGSHILQSLDGFVFALNKEGKFLYISETVSIYLGLSQVELTGSSVFDYVHPGDHVEMAEQLGMKLPPGRGLLSQGTAEDGASSASSSSQSETPEPVESTSPSLLAADNTLERSFFMRMKSTLTKRGVHIKSSGYKVIHVTGRLRIRLSLTHGRTVPIQIMGMVVIAHALPPPTINEVRIDCQMFVTRVNMDLNIVYCENRISDYMDLTPVDIVGKRCYHFIHAEDVEGIRHSHLDLLNKGQCVTKYYRWIQKNGGYIWIQSCATIAINAKNANEKNIIWVNYVLSNPEYKDTPIDIAQLPSLPEKASESSETSDSDSDSKENSEDNENSKSDGKGNQSENSEDPESESKKQPGSQSDNEMNCNEDGNSSSNQESRDSEDSFEHSDFESNKAAEVDSYDTLGSMQIKVERYVEGDSELRLHSRESVTSDSAKDSDSAGEAGTASSSKHQKRKKRRKKQKGGSVTRRRLSSTSSPNGLDPALGDQPRLLSSPNSASVLKIKTEISEPINFDNDSSIWNYPPNREISRNESPYSMTKPPSSDHFPSPQASSSALHVAIPDSVLTPPGTETAGSRKTQFSSSSSSTSSSATSLAPVSSDPLSPPLSASPREKQQGTPSTSSSLLYTGDLEALQKLQAGNVVLPLVHRVTGTLAATSTAAQRVYTTGTIRYAPAEVTLAMPGNLLPNTHAVNFVDVNSSSFGLDPKTPMEMLYHHVHRLNMSGPFGGAVSGASLTQMPTGNVFTTAEGLFSTLPFPVYSNGIHTTQTLERKED
- the LOC117422277 gene encoding neuronal PAS domain-containing protein 3 isoform X4, whose protein sequence is MAPTKPSFQQDPSRRERLQALRKEKSRDAARSRRGKENFEFYELAKLLPLPGAITSQLDKASIIRLTISYLKMRDFANQGDPPWNLRMEGPPPNTSVKAIGAQRRRSPNAMATEIFEQHLGSHILQSLDGFVFALNKEGKFLYISETVSIYLGLSQVELTGSSVFDYVHPGDHVEMAEQLGMKLPPGRGLLSQGTAEDGASSASSSSQSETPEPVESTSPSLLAADNTLERSFFMRMKSTLTKRGVHIKSSGYKVIHVTGRLRIRLSLTHGRTVPIQIMGMVVIAHALPPPTINEVRIDCQMFVTRVNMDLNIVYCENRISDYMDLTPVDIVGKRCYHFIHAEDVEGIRHSHLDLLNKGQCVTKYYRWIQKNGGYIWIQSCATIAINAKNANEKNIIWVNYVLSNPEYKDTPIDIAQLPSLPEKASESSETSDSDSDSKENSEDNENSKSDGKGNQSENSEDPESESKKQPGSQSDNEMNCNEDGNSSSNQESRDSEDSFEHSDFESNKAAEVDSYDTLGSMQIKVERYVEGDSELRLHSRESVTSDSAKDSDSAGEAGTASSSKHQKRKKRRKKQKGGSVTRRRLSSTSSPNGLDPALGDQPRLLSSPNSASVLKIKTEISEPINFDNDSSIWNYPPNREISRNESPYSMTKPPSSDHFPSPQASSSALHVAIPDSVLTPPGTETAGSRKTQFSSSSSSTSSSATSLAPVSSDPLSPPLSASPREKQQGTPSTSSSLLYTGDLEALQKLQAGNVVLPLVHRVTGTLAATSTAAQRVYTTGTIRYAPAEVTLAMPGNLLPNTHAVNFVDVNSSSFGLDPKTPMEMLYHHVHRLNMSGPFGGAVSGASLTQMPTGNVFTTAEGLFSTLPFPVYSNGIHTTQTLERKED
- the LOC117422277 gene encoding neuronal PAS domain-containing protein 3 isoform X2; the encoded protein is MIRIFPDFSVQVTAAAGGGAGGVPAGPGVGRVPGTANGNPQNVQGITSYQQRLQALRKEKSRDAARSRRGKENFEFYELAKLLPLPGAITSQLDKASIIRLTISYLKMRDFANQGDPPWNLRMEGPPPNTSVKAIGAQRRRSPNAMATEIFEQHLGSHILQSLDGFVFALNKEGKFLYISETVSIYLGLSQVELTGSSVFDYVHPGDHVEMAEQLGMKLPPGRGLLSQGTAEDGASSASSSSQSETPEPVESTSPSLLAADNTLERSFFMRMKSTLTKRGVHIKSSGYKVIHVTGRLRIRLSLTHGRTVPIQIMGMVVIAHALPPPTINEVRIDCQMFVTRVNMDLNIVYCENRISDYMDLTPVDIVGKRCYHFIHAEDVEGIRHSHLDLLNKGQCVTKYYRWIQKNGGYIWIQSCATIAINAKNANEKNIIWVNYVLSNPEYKDTPIDIAQLPSLPEKASESSETSDSDSDSKENSEDNENSKSDGKGNQSENSEDPESESKKQPGSQSDNEMNCNEDGNSSSNQESRDSEDSFEHSDFESNKAAEVDSYDTLGSMQIKVERYVEGDSELRLHSRESVTSDSAKDSDSAGEAGTASSSKHQKRKKRRKKQKGGSVTRRRLSSTSSPNGLDPALGDQPRLLSSPNSASVLKIKTEISEPINFDNDSSIWNYPPNREISRNESPYSMTKPPSSDHFPSPQASSSALHVAIPDSVLTPPGTETAGSRKTQFSSSSSSTSSSATSLAPVSSDPLSPPLSASPREKQQGTPSTSSSLLYTGDLEALQKLQAGNVVLPLVHRVTGTLAATSTAAQRVYTTGTIRYAPAEVTLAMPGNLLPNTHAVNFVDVNSSSFGLDPKTPMEMLYHHVHRLNMSGPFGGAVSGASLTQMPTGNVFTTAEGLFSTLPFPVYSNGIHTTQTLERKED